One genomic window of Medicago truncatula cultivar Jemalong A17 chromosome 1, MtrunA17r5.0-ANR, whole genome shotgun sequence includes the following:
- the LOC25482354 gene encoding polycomb group protein FIE1 — translation MVKLFSLGTEPVVGNLNSSRKKEYRVTNRLQEGKRPLYAVVFNFIDSRYFNVFATVGGNRVTIYQCLQGGVIAVLQSFVDDDKDESFYTVSWACNTNGAPLAVAGGVNGIIRVINGSDEKLHKSFVGHGDSINEIRTQAMRPALVISASKDESVRLWNVHTGVCVLIFAGAGGHRNEVLSIDFHPSDIFKIASCGMDNTVKIWSMKDFWGYVEQSFTWTDIPSKFPTKYVQFPIFNASVHTNYVDCTRWLGEFILSKSVDHEIILWEPKVKEQSPGEGAADILQKYPVPECDIWFIKFSCDFHFKACAIGNREGKIFVWDLQSSPPILNAKLVHAQSKSPIRQTALSHDGSTILCCCDDGTIWRWDDANSEA, via the exons TCACCAATCGCCTCCAAGAGGGCAAGCGTCCTCTATATGCTGTTGTTTTCAACTTCATCGACTCCCGCTACTTCAACGTTTTCGCCACAGTTGGTGGCAATCGG GTTACTATTTATCAATGCCTTCAAGGAGGAGTTATTGCTGTATTGCAGTCTTTTGTAGATGATGAT AAGGATGAATCTTTTTATACAGTAAGCTGGGCATGCAATACCAATGGGGCTCCACTTGCTGTGGCTGGAGGAGTCAATGGTATAATTCGAGTCATTAATGGTAGCGATGAGAAGTTACACAAG AGTTTTGTTGGCCATGGGGACTCCATAAATGAAATCAGGACTCAAGCGATGAGGCCAGCACTTGTGATATCTGCTAGCAAA GATGAGTCTGTTCGATTATGGAATGTTCACACTGGAGTATGTGTTTTGATATTTGCTGGAGCTGGAGGACACCGTAATGAAGTCTTAAGTATT GATTTTCATCCATCAGATATATTTAAGATTGCCAGTTGTGGCATGGATAATACTGTTAAGATATGGTCTATGAAGG ATTTCTGGGGCTATGTAGAACAATCATTCACATGGACAGATATCCCTTCTAAGTTTCCCACAAAATATGTGCAGTTTCCT ATATTCAATGCTTCAGTTCATACAAATTACGTTGATTGTACTAGATGGTTGGGGGAATTTATCCTCTCAAAG AGTGTTGACCATGAAATTATCTTGTGGGAACCAAAAGTGAAGGAACAATCTCCAGGGGAG GGCGCAGCCGACATACTTCAGAAATACCCCGTTCCCGAATGTGATATATGGTTCATCAAATTTTCTTGTGATTTCCATTTCAAGGCATGTGCAATAG GCAACAGGGAAGGGAAGATTTTTGTTTGGGATTTGCAGTCAAGTCCTCCTATTCTTAATGCGAA GTTGGTGCATGCTCAATCAAAATCTCCAATCAGGCAAACTGCTCTGTCCCATGATGGAAG TACTATTTTATGTTGCTGCGACGATGGAACAATATGGCGCTGGGATGATGCAAACTCCGAAGCTTAA